The stretch of DNA TGATCAACCCGAAGCGCTGCATCGAGGACTCCGCAGCTGTTGCTCCGGCACCGCCGGAGCAACAGCTGCTCGGTGAAGGCTAGCTTCGGGTATCGGGTGCCGGGGCCTGGCGGATCCGGCGCTGCCGGTGCGTCGGGAAATGCCTGCGGACCCCGGCCACAGCATCTGGTGAAACATCCACGGGCAGGACGCCCGGGGCCAGCCCCAGCTCAGCCACCACCTCGCCCATCCGGCCGGCAAGCAGGGAATTGCCCACCGACACCGGCGGCACCTGGCACACACCGGCCACGAAAAGGCTGTTTTCAATGGCCCGGGCGGCCAGCAGGGTACGCCACTGGTTTGTCTTCAACTCCCNCGGCACCCACGACGAACAGGCCAGCAGGACCTGGGATCCGGCGTCGGACAGGGTCTGTGCTTGTTCTGGGAACCGCAGGTCATAACAGGTCAGCAACCCGAAGCGCAGCCCGTCCACGTCGAAGGTGACCGGTTCCGTGGACGGGCCCGGGGCCACGAACGCGGATTCCTCAAAGCCCTGGGCATCAAAGAGGTGGATCTTCCGGTAGGCGGCGAGCANGCCGGCCCCGCCGTCGAAAGCGGCCAAGGTGTTGTAGGCACGGGCCGGATCGTGCGAGGATTCCACCAGGCCAGCCACCAAGGCAATGCCGTGGCTGCGGGCAATCCGGGAAAGCTCGGCGCCCACTTCCCCATCCAGCGGCTCTGCCACTGCCGGGAACGTGGCGTCGATCTGCTTCTNTTCATAAGTGGCGTATTCGGGGAAGGCCACCAGGGCGGCGCCGGATGCCGCGGCCTCGGCCGTGTACGCGTCAATGACGCGCAGGTTTGCCGCGATGTCCGTACCGGACGCCATCTGGCCCAGGGCAATGCGCACGTGGAATGCCTTTCCGTTGGGGGCGGCTTGGTGGGCCTAGACTACAGCTTCTTCCAGGGTGGCCATCTCCGGCGGGGCCTCGCGCAGCCCCTTGGTGATGAGCAACAGCACCACGATGCCCACAACCAGCCAGGAAAGCCCCAACGTGACCGCATGGATGTCCAGCCGAGAGAGCAGGTAGCCGCAGATCACCGCACCCACGCCGGGGATCACCAGATAGCTGAACGGGTTCAGGACATTTCCGGCGCGGCGCTGGCGGACATAGTGGAAGATGACGGAAATATTCACCAGGGTGAAGGCGGTAAACGCACCGAAGTTGATGAACGACGTCGAGGTGGCTACGTCCAGGAAGATGGCGATCAGGCCGATGATCGCGGAGATCACAAGGTTCGCCACGGGCGTGTGGTATTTGGCGTTGAGGCGGCCAAACACCGCTTTGGGCAGCACGGAGTCGCGTCCCATGGCGTACATCAGCCGGGAGGCACTTGCCTGGGCGGCCAGGCCGGAGGCGAACTGTGCCGCCACCAAGCCGGCGAGGAACACGGCGCCGAAGAACGTGCCGCCGATTTGCAGGGCGATCTCACTCGCCGCGGACGCGGAGTCGGCAAACGCGCCGCCGGGGTGGACCAGTTGGGTGAAGTAGGCGACCACCACAAAGATGCCGCCACCGATCAGCGCGATCAGCATGATGGCCCGGGGCATGTTCTTTTGGGGNTCGATGGTTTCCTCCGTCAGTGTGGTGACGGCGTCGAACCCCAGGAAGGAGTAGGCGGCAATGGCTGCGCCGGCGCTGATGGTGCCAAGGCTGGAGCCGGCGTTGAGGAACGGNGTGGAATTGGCCAGCCCGCCCGCGCCGGAGCTGTTGACGATGTTGACGATGGAGAGGGCCACGAAGAACACAATCACCAGGATCTGGAACGCCATGAGCACGTAGTTGGCCTTATCCGCGACCTTGAGGCCCAGAATGTTCAGGAACGTGGTGATGACGATGAACAGCAGGATCCACACCGCAATGGGGATGCCGGGGAACTGGGCACTGAGGAAGGAGCCGCCAATGAGCCAGATGACCATGGGCAGGAACAGGTAGTCCAGGAGGATGGCCTGCCACCGGCACGGGCCTTCGCCGAGTACCAGATTCAAATCGAAGAATCCGCAGCGCAAGAAGAAAAATCAATCAACGCCTCATAAATTTTACGGTCACACCGTCCAATTCCCGTTGGTACCGCCCGACTTGAAAAATTCCGCATCCGGCACGCCCGGGCGCCCAGGCAGTGGTCAAAAGACTGTAGTCAACGGACAACGCTAAGTTGCAGTGGCCTTGTTCCGTCCCGTGCCGGGTCATTCTGGGCTTTGACGCCCACAACCAGCTCTAGCGCATGCTCACCGGGTTCCCCGAACTCTTCGACAATCCGAACGACAAGTGGCTGCAGCAGCAACCGTCCAAACTGGCGGACCAAGGTGGTGACGGTTTGTTCGGTCACGCTGCGATCCGTCGAGGCCAATCCAGTCCCGCGCAGGTCCCTGACTTGATCCGCTGTGAGCGCTGCAAGCCGGCTCAGCACATCCCCGGGTAACCCGGTCCCGTTNNAAAGTGCCCGACGCAAATAGTCCACAATGGCCGGGTTGTCGCGGAGCATCTGCTCCACAGCGGCATCGCGGAGTCCCACAACCTCCCGCGCATCGCCGGTGGTTGGTGTGGAGCTCAGAGTAGTGGCGAAGAGCTCAACGATGAGCGTGTCCACTGCCTCACGCAACCCGTCCTTGGTCCGGTAATGATGGACTACGAGCCCCACTGTGACATCCGCCGCCGCCGCGATAGCGCGCATGGAGGTCCCGTCCTCACCATGCTGAGCGAAGAGACTGAGCGCGGCATTACG from Arthrobacter polaris encodes:
- a CDS encoding nitrilase-related carbon-nitrogen hydrolase, with amino-acid sequence MRIALGQMASGTDIAANLRVIDAYTAEAAASGAALVAFPEYATYEXKQIDATFPAVAEPLDGEVGAELSRIARSHGIALVAGLVESSHDPARAYNTLAAFDGGAGXLAAYRKIHLFDAQGFEESAFVAPGPSTEPVTFDVDGLRFGLLTCYDLRFPEQAQTLSDAGSQVLLACSSWVPXELKTNQWRTLLAARAIENSLFVAGVCQVPPVSVGNSLLAGRMGEVVAELGLAPGVLPVDVSPDAVAGVRRHFPTHRQRRIRQAPAPDTRS
- a CDS encoding TetR/AcrR family transcriptional regulator encodes the protein MNKEFEAGPEAAPKAWLAGDLTAKARIRNAALSLFAQHGEDGTSMRAIAAAADVTVGLVVHHYRTKDGLREAVDTLIVELFATTLSSTPTTGDAREVVGLRDAAVEQMLRDNPAIVDYLRRALXNGTGLPGDVLSRLAALTADQVRDLRGTGLASTDRSVTEQTVTTLVRQFGRLLLQPLVVRIVEEFGEPGEHALELVVGVKAQNDPARDGTRPLQLSVVR
- a CDS encoding APC family permease, yielding MNLVLGEGPCRWQAILLDYLFLPMVIWLIGGSFLSAQFPGIPIAVWILLFIVITTFLNILGLKVADKANYVLMAFQILVIVFFVALSIVNIVNSSGAGGLANSTPFLNAGSSLGTISAGAAIAAYSFLGFDAVTTLTEETIXPQKNMPRAIMLIALIGGGIFVVVAYFTQLVHPGGAFADSASAASEIALQIGGTFFGAVFLAGLVAAQFASGLAAQASASRLMYAMGRDSVLPKAVFGRLNAKYHTPVANLVISAIIGLIAIFLDVATSTSFINFGAFTAFTLVNISVIFHYVRQRRAGNVLNPFSYLVIPGVGAVICGYLLSRLDIHAVTLGLSWLVVGIVVLLLITKGLREAPPEMATLEEAVV